A segment of the Pseudomonas versuta genome:
TGCTTGATCAGGTAAATCCGCCCGCGCGGGCCGTCCAGTTCGTCGCCGAGCAATTGATAGGTGGGGCAGGTGGCGTTGCAGAAGCCGCAATGCACGCAGCTGCGCAGAATGCTTTCGGCCTCTGCTGCGCGGGGCAGAAGTCTGGCCTGTTCACTCAAGAGGGTCTGCATGGTTCAAAGCTCCGCGTACATACGGCCCGGGTTGAAGATCCCTTGCGGGTCCAGTTGCGCCTTGAGCTGGCGGTGATAGCGCAGCAGCGCAGCGGGCAAGGGTTGAAAGGGGCTGTCGATGAGGCCGTGGCTATAACAGGTGGCATGGCCGCCCACCGTTCGGGCCAGGGCGCGAATGACCTCTGCATCGGCGTCGGATTTGAGCCAGCGCTGGGCGCCGGACCAATCGATCAACTGCTCGCCGGGCAGGTCGAGCACGCCCGTATTATTGGGCACTGAAAGGCGCCACAGCGGCTGGCCGACGTCGAAAAAGGCCAGTTGCTGTTCATTCAGTTCGGCCCAGAAGCCGGGGTCGAGCGCTTCGCCGCCGAGACGGTCATGGGCCCCGGTCACCGAGCCTTCGCCACCTTCCAGGCGCAAATGCAAACGCTGGCCGTCATGGCAGGCGGCGCTGATGGGCAGCGGCTGCTGGCCCCATTGGGCGAGATTGCTCAATGCCCGGGCGCGGTCCATCTCCAGGGAAATGCTCAAACAGCGACGGGGCACTGGCAGCACCTTCAATGACACTTCCGTCAGCAGCCCAAGGCAGCCGTAACTGCCTGCCAGCAAGCGCGACAGATCGTAACCGGCGACATTCTTCATCACTTCGCCGCCAAAGCGCAGGTGCTTGCCCAGACCGCTGATTACCCGGGTACCGAGCACGAAGTCGCGCACTGAACCGGACCAGGGCCGACGCGGGCCGGACAGCCCGGCCGCGACCATGCCGCCGACTGTTGCTGCCGGGCTGAAGGAGGGTGGCTCGCAGGGCAGCATTTGCCCGGCTGCGGCCAGGGTTGCGGACAATTCAGCCAGCGGGGTGCCGGCGCGGGCGGTGATCACCAGCTCGGTGGGGTCGTAACTGACGATGCCACGGTGCCCCCGGGTGTCGAGGACTTCCCCGGCCACCGCACGCCCGAGAAAGGCCTTGCTGTTGGACCCCTGGATCAGCAGCGGGGTGGCATTGGCCAGCGCCCGGTTGACCTGCTCCAGCAGCGCCTGGCTGTCATCGACATTGTGTTCAGTCTCCATTAAAAACGCTCCAGTTCAGGGAAGGGCAACTGGCCCATGTGCACATGCATGGCTCCGAACTCGGCGCAGCGATGCAGGGTAGGGATATTTTTGCCGGGGTTGAGCAGCCCGCCCGGGTCGAATGCGGCCTTGACCCCATGGAACAGGGTCAACTCATCGCTGTTGAACTGGGCACACATCTGGTTGATTTTTTCGCGCCCGACCCCGTGTTCGCCGGTGATGCTGCCACCCACCTTGACGCACAGCTCGAGGATCTTGCCGCCCAGGGCTTCGGCGCGGTCCAGTTCGCCGGGCTGATTGGCATCGAACAGAATCAGCGGGTGCATGTTGCCGTCACCGGCGTGAAACACGTTGGCGACCCGCAGCCCGTATTCGTCGGCCAACTCGGCGATCCTCTTGAGCACGCCGGGTAACGCGCGGCGGGGGATGGTGCCGTCCATGCAGTAATAGTCCGGCGACAACCGGCCCACGGCCGGAAAGGCGTTTTTGCGTCCGGCCCAGAAGCGCACCCGTTCGGCCTCGTCCCGGGCCTGGCGTACTTCGGTAGCACCGGCCAGTTCCAGGACCCGCCGCACCCGTACGCAATCGTCATGCACATCGGCTTCGACGCCGTCCAGCTCGCACAACAGAATGGCCTCGGCGTCTACCGGGTAGCCGGCATGAATGAAATCCTCAGCGGCTCGGATCGCCAGGTTGTCCATCATCTCAAGGCCGCCGGGAATGATGCCCTCGGCAATGATGTCGGCCACTGCACGCCCGGCTTTTTCCACGCAGTCGAAAGCTGCCAGCAGTACTTTGGCAACTTGCGGTTTGGGCAGCAGTTTGACCGTGACCTCAGTGATGATCCCGAGCATGCCTTCGGAGCCGGTGAAGAGCGCCAGCAGGTCGAAACCCGGTGAGTCGAGGGCATCCGAACCCAGGGTCAGGTGTTCTCCCTCGACGGTCAGAATCTCGACCTTGAGCAGGTTGTGCACGGTCAGTCCGTATTTCAGGCAATGCACGCCACCGGCGTTCTCGGCCACATTGCCGCCGATGGAGCAGGCGATCTGGGAAGAAGGGTCCGGCGCGTAATACAAACCAAAAGGGGCGGCCGCCTGGGAGATTGCCAGGTTGCGCACACCGGGCTGAACCCGTGCGCTGCGGGCGGCAGGGTCGATATGCAGAATGCGGTTCAAGCGCGCCATCACCAGTAGCACGCCTTTCTCCAGCGGCAATGCCCCCCCGGAAAGCCCGGTACCGGCACCCCGTGCGACCACCGGCACCCGGCGTTCATGGCAGAGTTGGAGCAGGCCTTGTACCTGTTCGAGGGTGCTGGGTAACGCCACCAGCATCGGTGTGGTGCGGTAGGCCGACAGGCCGTCGCACTCGTAAGGCTTCAGATCTTCTTCCTGATGGAGGATGTCCAGATCGGGCAAGCGTTGTTGCAGAGCCTGTAGCAGCGAACCTTTATCGACGGCAGGCAGATAACCGTCAACGCGTTCGTCGTAGAGAATATTCATCGGCGACCAAGGACCCCAGGTTGTTTTTATTAGAGGTCTGTTCACGGGAACAGTTGCCTTCATCATTGGCTCCAGGGGGCCTGCTGTCCATGTGTTGTGCGTCGGGGGTAGCGGTTTTTTAAAATTCGAATTTAATAGTCATATTATTCAGCCGGTTGCTGATTTCGCCCGGCCGCCTCAAGGAACGCGCTCAGCAAGGGATGGGGCCGGTTTGTCCGCGAGCCTTGTTCCGGGTGGCCCCAGCTGCGGGGCGAATTCGCTTGGCAAATGCAGCAGCTCGCCTTGCTGGCGATGGGCAACGACAGCAGCCATGGCGCCGAACAGGGCCGGCTCGTCGGTGGTGTGGGTCACTATGGTCAAAGGGATATGCCGCTCCGTCAAAGGGTTGATCGCCGAGGCTGGGGGCCGTTATTTCGAGTAAAGACTGTTGCTGTCGGTGAAACCCTTGATCTCTATCGGGTTGCCCGAGGGGTCGAGAAAGAACATCGTTGCCTGCTCGCCCGGTTCACCTACGAAGCGTCTGGTCGGCGCCAGCACGAACTCGATGGCGCGAGACTGCAGGTGTTCGGCCAGGGCTTGCCAGTCGGGCATTGGTAGAATGATCCCCAGGTGCGGCATGGGCACCCAGTGGTCGCCGACCTTGCCGGTGTTGGTCACGGTAAATGGCTCTCCCAAGTGCAACGACAACTGGTGCCCGTAGAAGCTCACATCCAGCCAGGTGTCGGTACTGCGCCCCTCTTCACATCCGAGCAGGTCGCAGTAGAAATATCGTGCCTGCTTGAGGTCGCGAACGTGGTAAGCCAAATGAAACAGTGCCTGCATGGGGGGTCTCCTCGGTGATCAATGCCGATTGCCAGCTGCCGCCAGAGTGTTGCTTTTGGTTCGATAGAGATAGCATGTAATTTTATCTGTATTCGAAAGGGATTCTTATGGATAGCCGTTACCTCAAGAGCCTGATCATGGTCATCGATTGTGGCTCTATCGCCGATGCGGCGCGCAGCGAGGGGCTAACGGCTGCAGCAGTCAGCCAGCGGATACAGGCGCTGGAGCGTCAGCTCGGATTTGCCCTGTTGTCGCGTGCCGGTCATGCGGCCATGCCCAATCCGGCGTGCCTGGCGCTGTTACCACGGGCACGGCGGATCGTCCGGGAGGTGAGCTTGCTGGCCGGTGATGCCGATCTGGACGGTCTGACCGGTACCCTGCGAATCGGTGCGATTTCGACCATGCTCACGGGGCTCCTGCCCAGAGCCTTGCTAGAATTGACCCGGCTGGCCCCGGGTATCAAGCCCGCGATTGAGCCAGGTACTTCCCGTTCGCTGTACCAGGCACTGCAAGCCGATGAACTGGACGCCGCGATCCTGGTGGCTCCGCCGTTCGAATTGCCAAAGTTATTGCGCAGCGTGTCGCTGCATAGCGAAAGCCTGGTGCTGCTGTCGCGGCATCCGCCAGCCGGCAGCATCGCCCGGGCGCTGCAAACTCAGGCGTACATCCGCTATGACCCCAGTTCATGGGGCGGGCGCCACGCCGAGCGCTACCTGAACGATACCGGCCTGGCGCCGACCTCACTGTTCGACCTGGACGGGCTTGAGGCCATTGCCATGTTGGTGGCCGACGACGTAGGGGTGAGCCTGGTGCCGTCGTGGTCCGGGCTGGATAGTCTGAGTGACAATTTCACCTTGACCCCGGTCGGGACGGGTTATGACCGGGAGATCGTGCTGGTCACGCGGGTACAGACCGAACGCCCGCAAATGATCGCTGCGCTGGTGCAGGCACTTACCCCGCGTATCGTCGGGTAAATGCTCTATAAACAGCAGTGCGCCTGGCGGGTTGAGCGGTTTTCAGGAAGCCGTGTCAAGCAGTGAGCGGCGATGGTGCAGCAAGGGAGCTTGCTCGATTCTGGTGTCGCCCGGGGAATAAATCCCGCAGCCGGCGTCCCGGTTCACTGGCTGAAGATTTCCATTTTCTTTTTCGGCATGCGTGAGAGGCGAATCTTGGCCCATCTGTTTTCACTTTTGACATGCCCGGTGTCACCGCATACGAGATACAAGGTTGCCTTGTAGCAGGAGGTGATGCGGGAGCAATGATGACGGCGAAGTTTTCGGTAAGCCCAGATCCACCCATGATGAGTCGTTTTATACATACTGCTCTCTACGTGACTTAGTGAATATGCACGAATGCCTTAACGACATTCCTGCTGGCCACGCACAGTAAAGGGGAACGATGTATTGGTATGTAAGACAAGTCTTAAAATGTAAGAGTTGGATGTTTTTAAGGCGCGGTACGGATATTAATCGGCAACACTCAGCACGGTGTAATGCGACATTAACCAGCGGTTATAAAACATCTGTATTTTCGGGTCGGCTGGCATTATTGAAGTCCCGGTTTATTAATAAAGCGGATACTACTTGCGCCGTTGCGCCAAGTTGCTAAAACGGCGGGTAGAGGGGGGTTAAAGTGGCGATCGAGTGTAACAACTGTCGATCGCTAAAAGGTTGATTTGTTTAAGCCGCGAGCCTGGTGTCGCGGTGGCCGGGCGGTCCGGGCACTGACAGTGCAGGCCCGGTGTTTTTGTATCAGGCGCCGGCGCCGAGGAACGGCAGCAACAGGTACAACTTGATCACAATGACGTTGATGATGTCGATGAAGAACGCCCCCACCATTGGCACAACCAGGAACGCGAGTTGCGAAGGTCCGTAGCGCTGTGTCACCGCTTGCATGTTGGCGATGGCGGTAGGTGTGGCACCCAGTCCGAAACCACAATGGCCTGCCGCCAGTACTGCGGCATCGTAGTTGCTGCCCATGACCCTGAAGGTCACGAAAATGGCATACAGGGCCATGACCAGGGTCTGTGCCAACAGCAGGATGAAAATAGGCAACGCCAGGGCGGCCAGATCCCAGAGTTTGAGCGACATCAAGGCGATGGCCAGGAACAGCGACAGGCTGACGTTGCCCAGGACCGAGACTTCACGCTCGAACACTTGATACAGACCCAGCGCCGAAAGGCCGTTGCGCAATATCACGCCCACGAACAACACGCAGACGAAGGTCGGTAGCTCTAATGCGGTACCCAGCAGCAGGCCACTGAGCAGGGAACCTGCCAGCAGGCTGACGGAGATCAGCGCCAGGGTTTCGATAAACGAAAACGGGGTTATCGAACGTTCTTCGTTGGGTTGCTCAAAGCCCTTTGGCAACTGCACCTCTTCATGGCCAAGACCGGGGGTCTTGACGCGCTTGATCAGCAGGCGCGCAACCGGGCCGCCAATCAGGCCACCCAGCACCAGACCGAAGGTTGCAGAGGCCATGGCCAGTTCCGAAGCAGAAGCCAGGCCGTATTTTTCACTGAATGTCGCACCCCATGCAGCCCCGGTACCGTGGCCGCCGGACAAGGTCACGGAGCCGGTCAGCAGGCCCATCAGGGGGTCGAGCCCCAAAGCCGTTGCGAGGCCGATCCCCATGGCGTTCTGGACGATCAGAAGTCCTCCCACCACCAGCAGGAAAATGCCTACAACGCGTCCGCCTTTTTTCAGGCTGGCGAAATCGGCATTCAGGCCGATCGTGGCGAAAAAAGCCAACATCAGGGGCATCTGCAACGACGTATCAAATTGCACTTTAATGTCGAACAGACGCAGGACCAGAAGTAACAGAGCAACCACCAGGCCGCCTGCAACGGGTTCGGGAATATTGTAGGTACGCAAAAATCCGACACGAGACACGAGTCCGCGTCCCAGTAACAGCACCAAAGAGGCAGCCACAAGCGTTCCATAAAAATCAAGCTGAAACATCGAGGCATTCCTATTATTCGTTCACAAGCAGACAGTCCCTGGCCATGCTTGCAGAGCGGACTGAGTGGCCTCAGCCCTGATTGATATAGAGATTCAAGCCGCCATCACTGGCCTGCCTGGTAAATTGAAGCGCGCGATAATAGTGGAGTGAGACTAGTTGTGACTTAACTTAAGTCAAACAAAATGTTTCCATGAGGAAAATGTAGTTTGTCCCTAAGCAAAATCAATAACCACGCATCGGATTTAATACCCGTAAATGGAGGCGGTTACAGTCGTTGCAACGCCTGAGGTGGTCGTGTCTAAAACAGGGTATTAACTGGCCCCCGGCTGGGGGCCATATTCGAGAAGTGAGGGTGTTTGAAGTTAGTGGCTATATATTTAAAGCGTATTTTTAGGAGGTGTCTTATGTGCAAATTATAAAAAATCAGGATGCCGGTACCTGATGGCGGTGCTTTAAACGACGCTTTACAAACACCGCAATGAAAATCAATCCCAACGCCAAAAAACTCAAGAACAGGGTATTGAACCAGGGGAAGGGTTCAGCGCGGCTGTTGGTGGACTCAATCGCAGTGATATTCGGGAACACCGACAGTATTTTGATGCGCCACCCGTAATATCGGATCAGTGCCAGTTGCTCTGGATCACGGGAGTAACCCTGGGCCTTGGCCTGGATGTCGGCCGAGTCGAACTTGAAGTACCAGGGGAAAGACCAGCCCGTGTCCTCGTTGCGATAGACCATGACATTTTTGGTATCAGGGCTCTCGGTATTAATGAAATACACATCACGGGTCGGGCCATCCGCCGGGTTTTCAGCATTGATGACGCCATTGTGGTCGACCCGTTTGACTTCAACCCCCGTGACCATCACCACATCGTGTTGCGGTAAAAAGTAGAACAGCCCCAATGCGACAGCGCCCACTGCCAGCAGTGCTGTACCCAGAATTATTCCCTTGAGCCACTTCATGCAATAACCCTGTACATAGTGTTGATTCTCGATTGCCGTTGATTAAATGCAGTGCGCCATGAACCCTGTTTGATCGGCCTTTGTAGAGGCCGGCAAAGACTGTGAACGATCCTGCAGGAAAACTGAGTGATTAAACCCGGATTTGCGCCGGCTCTTATCGCAGTCTGCGGCATCGACTACAAGTTCGGCGCATAGCTCCTACATAATTTGTTTCAGTTTACCTGGTATCGAGCGCGTTTCCGGACGGGCCCTCATGGGGTTATCGGCGCCACGCCAGCAGCACCACACCGGCGGTGATCAGACTAATACCCGCCCATTGTCGCAGATCGAGCTTTTCGCCCAGCAGGGTCACGCCCAGTACCGCCACAATCACCACGCTGAGTTTGTCCACGGGCGCGACCAGGGATGCCTGGCCCAGTTGCAGGGCGCGGTAATAGCAGAGCCAGGAAGCTCCCGTGGCCAGGCCGGAC
Coding sequences within it:
- the glcE gene encoding glycolate oxidase subunit GlcE → METEHNVDDSQALLEQVNRALANATPLLIQGSNSKAFLGRAVAGEVLDTRGHRGIVSYDPTELVITARAGTPLAELSATLAAAGQMLPCEPPSFSPAATVGGMVAAGLSGPRRPWSGSVRDFVLGTRVISGLGKHLRFGGEVMKNVAGYDLSRLLAGSYGCLGLLTEVSLKVLPVPRRCLSISLEMDRARALSNLAQWGQQPLPISAACHDGQRLHLRLEGGEGSVTGAHDRLGGEALDPGFWAELNEQQLAFFDVGQPLWRLSVPNNTGVLDLPGEQLIDWSGAQRWLKSDADAEVIRALARTVGGHATCYSHGLIDSPFQPLPAALLRYHRQLKAQLDPQGIFNPGRMYAEL
- a CDS encoding LysR family transcriptional regulator codes for the protein MDSRYLKSLIMVIDCGSIADAARSEGLTAAAVSQRIQALERQLGFALLSRAGHAAMPNPACLALLPRARRIVREVSLLAGDADLDGLTGTLRIGAISTMLTGLLPRALLELTRLAPGIKPAIEPGTSRSLYQALQADELDAAILVAPPFELPKLLRSVSLHSESLVLLSRHPPAGSIARALQTQAYIRYDPSSWGGRHAERYLNDTGLAPTSLFDLDGLEAIAMLVADDVGVSLVPSWSGLDSLSDNFTLTPVGTGYDREIVLVTRVQTERPQMIAALVQALTPRIVG
- the glcD gene encoding glycolate oxidase subunit GlcD — protein: MNILYDERVDGYLPAVDKGSLLQALQQRLPDLDILHQEEDLKPYECDGLSAYRTTPMLVALPSTLEQVQGLLQLCHERRVPVVARGAGTGLSGGALPLEKGVLLVMARLNRILHIDPAARSARVQPGVRNLAISQAAAPFGLYYAPDPSSQIACSIGGNVAENAGGVHCLKYGLTVHNLLKVEILTVEGEHLTLGSDALDSPGFDLLALFTGSEGMLGIITEVTVKLLPKPQVAKVLLAAFDCVEKAGRAVADIIAEGIIPGGLEMMDNLAIRAAEDFIHAGYPVDAEAILLCELDGVEADVHDDCVRVRRVLELAGATEVRQARDEAERVRFWAGRKNAFPAVGRLSPDYYCMDGTIPRRALPGVLKRIAELADEYGLRVANVFHAGDGNMHPLILFDANQPGELDRAEALGGKILELCVKVGGSITGEHGVGREKINQMCAQFNSDELTLFHGVKAAFDPGGLLNPGKNIPTLHRCAEFGAMHVHMGQLPFPELERF
- the gltS gene encoding sodium/glutamate symporter gives rise to the protein MFQLDFYGTLVAASLVLLLGRGLVSRVGFLRTYNIPEPVAGGLVVALLLLVLRLFDIKVQFDTSLQMPLMLAFFATIGLNADFASLKKGGRVVGIFLLVVGGLLIVQNAMGIGLATALGLDPLMGLLTGSVTLSGGHGTGAAWGATFSEKYGLASASELAMASATFGLVLGGLIGGPVARLLIKRVKTPGLGHEEVQLPKGFEQPNEERSITPFSFIETLALISVSLLAGSLLSGLLLGTALELPTFVCVLFVGVILRNGLSALGLYQVFEREVSVLGNVSLSLFLAIALMSLKLWDLAALALPIFILLLAQTLVMALYAIFVTFRVMGSNYDAAVLAAGHCGFGLGATPTAIANMQAVTQRYGPSQLAFLVVPMVGAFFIDIINVIVIKLYLLLPFLGAGA
- a CDS encoding DUF1523 family protein yields the protein MKWLKGIILGTALLAVGAVALGLFYFLPQHDVVMVTGVEVKRVDHNGVINAENPADGPTRDVYFINTESPDTKNVMVYRNEDTGWSFPWYFKFDSADIQAKAQGYSRDPEQLALIRYYGWRIKILSVFPNITAIESTNSRAEPFPWFNTLFLSFLALGLIFIAVFVKRRLKHRHQVPAS
- a CDS encoding VOC family protein; translation: MQALFHLAYHVRDLKQARYFYCDLLGCEEGRSTDTWLDVSFYGHQLSLHLGEPFTVTNTGKVGDHWVPMPHLGIILPMPDWQALAEHLQSRAIEFVLAPTRRFVGEPGEQATMFFLDPSGNPIEIKGFTDSNSLYSK